From a single Nissabacter sp. SGAir0207 genomic region:
- a CDS encoding NupC/NupG family nucleoside CNT transporter encodes MSRILHFVLALAVVAILALLVSHDRKNIRLRFIAQLLVIEVLLAYFFLNSEVGLGFVQGFANFFDKLLGYAAQGTDFVFGGMGDKGLAFFFLKVLCPIVFISALIGILQHIRVLPIVIRWIGTVLSKVNGMGKLESFNAVSSLILGQSENFIAYKDILGKMSEKRMYTMAATAMSTVSMSIVGAYMTMLDPKYVVAALILNMFSTFIVLSLINPYRVEGEQDLQLGELHKGQSFFEMLGEYILAGFKVAIIVAAMLIGFIALISAVNALFSTLFGHSFQELLGYVFYPFAWVMGVPSNEALQVGSIMATKMVSNEFVAMMDLQKIAATLSPRAEGILSVFLVSFANFSSIGIVAGAIKGLNEHQGNVVSRFGLKLLYGSTLVSVLSASIAGLVLG; translated from the coding sequence ATGTCCCGCATACTACACTTCGTGTTGGCGTTGGCTGTGGTCGCTATACTGGCGCTGTTGGTCAGTCACGATCGCAAGAACATACGCTTACGTTTTATCGCACAGCTACTGGTTATTGAAGTCCTGCTCGCCTACTTCTTCCTGAATTCGGAAGTTGGTTTAGGCTTTGTTCAGGGCTTTGCCAACTTCTTTGACAAGCTGCTCGGCTACGCCGCCCAAGGTACTGACTTTGTCTTCGGCGGAATGGGCGACAAGGGTCTGGCCTTCTTCTTCCTGAAAGTGCTCTGCCCGATTGTCTTTATCTCCGCCCTGATCGGTATCCTGCAACACATCCGTGTGCTGCCGATTGTCATCCGCTGGATCGGTACTGTGCTGTCGAAAGTGAACGGCATGGGCAAGCTGGAGTCGTTCAACGCCGTCAGCTCGCTGATTCTGGGGCAGTCTGAAAACTTCATCGCCTACAAAGACATTCTCGGCAAGATGTCCGAGAAGCGCATGTACACCATGGCCGCCACGGCGATGTCCACGGTTTCCATGTCGATTGTCGGCGCCTACATGACCATGCTTGACCCGAAATATGTGGTGGCAGCGCTGATCCTGAACATGTTCAGCACCTTTATCGTGCTGTCGCTGATCAACCCGTACCGCGTTGAGGGCGAGCAGGATCTGCAACTGGGGGAGCTTCACAAGGGACAGAGCTTCTTCGAGATGCTGGGCGAATACATTCTGGCGGGCTTTAAGGTGGCAATTATTGTGGCAGCGATGCTGATCGGCTTCATTGCCCTGATCTCCGCGGTCAACGCCCTCTTCTCCACCCTGTTCGGCCACTCCTTCCAGGAGCTGCTGGGCTACGTCTTCTACCCGTTCGCCTGGGTGATGGGCGTGCCATCCAACGAGGCGTTGCAGGTGGGCAGTATCATGGCGACCAAGATGGTCTCCAACGAGTTCGTGGCGATGATGGACTTGCAGAAGATTGCTGCCACCCTCTCCCCACGTGCGGAAGGCATTCTGTCGGTGTTCCTGGTCTCCTTCGCCAACTTCTCCTCCATCGGGATTGTGGCGGGCGCCATCAAGGGCCTGAACGAGCATCAGGGCAACGTGGTGTCACGCTTCGGCCTGAAGCTGCTCTACGGCTCAACGCTGGTGAGCGTGCTCTCCGCCTCTATCGCCGGTCTGGTGCTGGGTTAA
- a CDS encoding YfeC-like transcriptional regulator, with the protein MADEWITPKELAQKTGYTEQSINQRAAKENWVKRRRPGVQGGRAHEFLLASVAPFLAQARSAQEEPATYLTHSNQPRDIWAAAFARLNRREKHLITQFILREGITGVMKKLGLAEGSPEGNDEGQHE; encoded by the coding sequence ATGGCTGACGAATGGATCACTCCCAAGGAGCTGGCGCAAAAGACTGGCTACACTGAGCAGAGCATCAACCAGCGCGCTGCCAAAGAGAACTGGGTTAAGCGCCGCCGCCCTGGCGTTCAGGGTGGCCGGGCGCATGAATTCCTGCTCGCCAGCGTGGCGCCGTTTCTGGCGCAGGCCCGCTCTGCTCAAGAGGAGCCGGCAACCTACCTCACCCACTCCAACCAGCCGCGTGACATTTGGGCGGCAGCGTTCGCACGCCTGAACCGGCGTGAGAAGCACCTGATCACCCAGTTCATTTTGCGTGAGGGTATCACCGGCGTTATGAAGAAGCTGGGACTGGCCGAAGGCTCGCCAGAGGGGAACGATGAGGGACAGCACGAGTAA
- the eutC gene encoding ethanolamine ammonia-lyase subunit EutC produces MKKPPLNPAWRRLQQFTAARIALGRTGASLPTQALLEFGLAHAQARDAVHQPFDSDTLALQLEAELFNTLTVQSAAVDRPTYLRRPDLGRQLNAASRELLREQRRKGADLALVIGDGLSSKAVYRQALPLITALDPYLRELGLTLAPVVLAHQARVALSDEIGELLQAKMVVMLIGERPGLSSPDSLGAYLTWQPHRERLMSERNCVSNIRPEGLDYPQAAFKLAWLLEQAFQRRLTGIALKDESDNPALHGRITPRLAK; encoded by the coding sequence ATGAAAAAACCGCCACTCAATCCCGCCTGGCGCCGCCTGCAACAGTTTACCGCGGCGCGCATCGCCCTCGGGCGTACCGGGGCCAGCCTGCCGACGCAGGCGCTGCTGGAGTTCGGGCTGGCACACGCTCAGGCGCGGGACGCGGTGCACCAGCCCTTTGACAGCGATACCCTGGCGCTGCAACTGGAGGCGGAACTGTTCAACACCCTGACGGTGCAGAGCGCGGCGGTGGATCGCCCCACCTACCTGCGCCGCCCGGATCTGGGCCGACAACTCAATGCCGCCAGCCGCGAACTGCTGCGCGAGCAGCGGCGCAAGGGGGCAGATCTGGCGCTGGTGATTGGCGATGGCCTCTCCTCCAAAGCGGTATACCGTCAGGCGCTGCCCTTGATCACCGCCCTCGATCCCTATTTGCGTGAACTGGGGCTGACGCTGGCACCGGTGGTGCTGGCCCATCAGGCGCGGGTGGCGCTAAGCGATGAGATTGGCGAATTATTGCAGGCGAAAATGGTGGTGATGCTGATTGGCGAACGGCCGGGCCTCTCCTCGCCAGACAGCCTGGGCGCGTACCTCACCTGGCAACCGCACCGTGAGCGGCTGATGTCTGAGCGCAACTGCGTCTCCAATATCCGGCCAGAGGGGCTGGACTACCCGCAAGCGGCCTTCAAGCTCGCCTGGCTGCTGGAGCAGGCGTTCCAGCGTCGGCTGACGGGCATTGCGCTGAAAGACGAGAGCGACAACCCAGCGTTGCATGGTCGCATCACGCCACGTTTGGCAAAATAG
- a CDS encoding Nramp family divalent metal transporter, with translation MLNSRADSTSRTSRKIKLSLMGPAFIAAIGYIDPGNFATNIQAGASFGYQLLWVVVWANLMAMLIQLLSAKLGIATGKNLAEHIRDRFPRPAVWAYWVQAEIIAMATDLAEFIGAAIGFKLLLGVSLLQGAVLTGIATFIILAIQRRGQKPLEWVIGGLLLFVAAAYIVELFFSQPKMTELVKGMALPSLPGAEAVYLAAGVLGATIMPHVIYLHSSLTQRSGSSSKAERYSSTKLDVAIAMTIAGFVNLAMMATAAAAFHFSGHSGISELDQAYLTLEPLLGHAAATIFGLSLVAAGLSSTVVGTLAGQVVMQGFVRFYIPLWIRRVVTMLPSFIVILMGMDATKILVMSQVLLSFGIALALLPLLSFTGNRELMGEMTNTPLMQNLGRMIVVVVIGLNAYLLISMLR, from the coding sequence ATGCTGAACAGCCGCGCTGACTCCACCAGCCGCACGTCCAGAAAAATCAAACTTTCCCTCATGGGGCCGGCGTTTATCGCCGCCATTGGCTACATCGATCCGGGTAACTTCGCCACCAATATTCAGGCGGGGGCCTCGTTCGGCTATCAGCTGCTGTGGGTGGTGGTGTGGGCCAACCTGATGGCCATGCTAATCCAGCTGCTGTCGGCCAAGCTGGGCATCGCCACCGGCAAGAATCTGGCGGAGCATATCCGTGACCGCTTCCCGCGCCCGGCCGTGTGGGCCTACTGGGTGCAGGCGGAGATCATCGCCATGGCGACCGATCTGGCGGAGTTCATCGGCGCGGCGATTGGCTTTAAGCTGCTGCTCGGCGTGTCGCTGCTACAGGGGGCCGTGCTGACCGGCATTGCCACCTTTATTATCCTGGCGATTCAGCGGCGTGGGCAGAAGCCGCTGGAGTGGGTGATTGGCGGCCTGCTGCTGTTTGTGGCGGCGGCCTACATTGTGGAGCTGTTCTTCTCGCAGCCCAAAATGACGGAGCTGGTGAAGGGGATGGCGCTGCCATCGCTGCCGGGCGCGGAGGCAGTCTATCTGGCCGCGGGCGTTCTGGGCGCGACCATTATGCCGCATGTCATCTATTTGCACTCGTCGCTCACCCAGCGTTCCGGCTCCAGTTCCAAGGCGGAGCGCTACTCCTCCACCAAGCTGGACGTGGCGATCGCCATGACCATCGCGGGCTTTGTCAATCTGGCGATGATGGCAACCGCCGCCGCGGCCTTCCACTTCAGCGGCCACAGCGGCATCAGTGAGCTGGATCAGGCTTACCTGACGCTGGAGCCGCTGCTGGGCCACGCCGCGGCCACCATCTTTGGCCTCAGTCTGGTGGCCGCCGGCCTCTCCTCCACGGTGGTGGGCACGCTGGCAGGGCAGGTGGTGATGCAGGGCTTTGTGCGCTTCTATATCCCGCTCTGGATCCGCCGCGTGGTGACCATGCTGCCCTCGTTCATCGTGATCCTGATGGGAATGGACGCCACCAAAATTCTGGTGATGAGCCAGGTGCTGCTGAGCTTCGGTATTGCGCTGGCGCTGCTGCCACTGCTCTCTTTTACCGGCAACCGCGAGCTGATGGGGGAGATGACCAACACCCCGCTGATGCAGAATTTAGGGCGGATGATTGTGGTGGTGGTGATTGGCTTGAACGCCTACCTGTTGATCAGCATGCTCCGCTAA
- a CDS encoding formate/nitrite transporter family protein produces the protein MSLHSPKEIATLAVQAGVAKSQASILNLIILGFMAGAFIATGFLLDLHVIGTLPPQWGSFGGLLGAAVFPVGLILTVLAGGELLTGNMMTLPIAWFSRQIKGLAIVRNWFWVTLANLMGSLAVAYFFGHFLGMTEGAYLSKTVAIAQAKVNADFLHAFISGIGCNWLVCLAVWLAFASKEMGGKVIGMWFPVMAFVAIGFQHVVANMFIIPAAIFAGALTWGDYLPNFVAVFLGNAVGGAGFVGLIYFLAYRPGMVAKQA, from the coding sequence ATGTCACTGCATTCACCTAAAGAAATTGCAACACTCGCCGTACAGGCCGGCGTGGCGAAAAGCCAGGCCTCCATCCTGAACCTGATTATCCTGGGCTTTATGGCTGGCGCCTTCATCGCTACTGGCTTCCTGCTTGACCTGCATGTCATCGGCACCCTGCCGCCACAGTGGGGCTCCTTCGGCGGCCTGCTGGGCGCGGCCGTCTTCCCAGTTGGCCTGATCCTGACCGTGCTGGCGGGTGGCGAACTGCTGACCGGCAACATGATGACCCTGCCGATTGCCTGGTTCTCGCGTCAGATTAAGGGCCTCGCCATCGTGCGTAACTGGTTCTGGGTCACCCTGGCTAACCTGATGGGCAGCCTGGCAGTCGCTTACTTCTTTGGCCACTTCCTGGGCATGACCGAAGGCGCCTACCTGAGCAAGACCGTTGCCATCGCACAGGCGAAGGTCAACGCGGACTTCCTGCACGCCTTTATCTCCGGCATCGGCTGTAACTGGCTGGTCTGTCTGGCCGTCTGGCTGGCATTTGCCAGTAAAGAGATGGGCGGCAAGGTGATTGGCATGTGGTTCCCGGTGATGGCCTTCGTGGCGATCGGCTTCCAGCACGTGGTTGCCAACATGTTCATCATCCCGGCGGCCATCTTTGCCGGTGCCCTGACCTGGGGTGACTACCTGCCGAACTTCGTGGCGGTGTTCCTGGGCAACGCCGTGGGTGGCGCAGGCTTTGTTGGCCTGATTTACTTCCTGGCCTACCGTCCGGGCATGGTTGCCAAACAGGCATAA
- a CDS encoding ethanolamine ammonia-lyase subunit EutB gives MFQATLSHRSYRFRDLRDLMAKASPARSGDYLAGVAAESAEERMAARIALADLPLTAFLQQALIPYEQDEVTRLIIDSHDALAFAPLSHLTVGGFRDWLLSERCDSAQLAAVAAGITPEMAAAVSKLMRNQDLILVAKKCRVVTAFRNTIGLPGRLSVRLQPNHPTDSLPGIAAALLDGLLYGAGDAVIGVNPASDSLPQLAQLHEMLDEVIQRFAIPTQSCVLTHVTNTLQLMERGAPVDLVFQSIAGTEAANRGFGIDLALLAEAQQAALSLQRGTVGQNVMYFETGQGSCLSANAHAGIDQQTCEARAYAVARHFSPLLVNTVVGFIGPEYLYDGKQIIRAGLEDHFCGKLMGLPLGCDVCYTNHAEADQDDMDTLLTLLGTAGLTFLIGVPGADDIMLNYQSTSFHDALYVRELLGLKHAPEFAAWLAQMEIIDEQGRLRDPRAGHPLLQHLPQGRLA, from the coding sequence ATGTTTCAGGCCACCCTGAGTCACCGCAGCTATCGGTTCCGCGATCTCCGCGATCTGATGGCCAAAGCCTCGCCGGCGCGATCCGGCGACTATCTGGCAGGCGTGGCGGCCGAGAGCGCCGAGGAGCGCATGGCGGCGCGGATCGCCCTCGCGGATCTGCCGCTGACGGCCTTTTTGCAGCAGGCGCTGATCCCCTATGAGCAGGATGAGGTGACGCGCCTGATCATCGACAGCCATGACGCGTTGGCCTTCGCACCGCTGTCACACCTGACGGTAGGCGGGTTCCGCGACTGGCTGCTCTCCGAGCGTTGCGACAGCGCCCAGTTGGCGGCCGTCGCCGCGGGCATTACGCCGGAGATGGCGGCGGCGGTCAGCAAGCTGATGCGTAATCAGGATTTGATTCTGGTGGCGAAAAAGTGCCGGGTGGTGACCGCCTTTCGCAATACCATTGGCCTGCCGGGCCGCCTGAGCGTGCGGTTGCAGCCCAACCATCCCACCGACAGCCTGCCGGGCATCGCTGCCGCGCTGCTCGACGGCCTGCTGTATGGCGCGGGCGATGCGGTGATTGGCGTCAACCCGGCCAGCGACAGCCTGCCGCAACTGGCGCAGCTACATGAGATGCTGGACGAGGTGATCCAGCGCTTCGCCATTCCCACCCAGTCCTGCGTGCTGACCCATGTCACCAATACGCTGCAACTGATGGAGCGCGGCGCGCCGGTCGATCTGGTGTTCCAGTCGATTGCTGGCACCGAGGCGGCAAACCGCGGCTTCGGCATTGACCTGGCGCTGCTGGCAGAGGCCCAACAGGCGGCGCTCAGCCTGCAACGCGGCACCGTCGGCCAGAATGTGATGTATTTCGAGACCGGGCAGGGGAGTTGCCTCTCTGCCAACGCCCACGCTGGCATTGACCAGCAAACCTGCGAGGCGCGCGCCTATGCGGTGGCGCGCCACTTCTCGCCGCTGCTGGTCAACACGGTGGTGGGCTTTATCGGGCCGGAGTATTTATATGACGGCAAGCAGATTATCCGCGCCGGGCTGGAGGATCACTTCTGCGGTAAGCTGATGGGGCTGCCGCTGGGGTGCGACGTCTGCTACACCAACCACGCCGAGGCGGATCAGGATGACATGGACACCCTGCTGACGCTGCTGGGCACCGCTGGCCTGACCTTCCTGATTGGCGTGCCGGGCGCGGATGACATTATGCTGAATTACCAGAGCACCTCCTTCCATGACGCCCTCTATGTGCGCGAACTGTTGGGGCTGAAACATGCGCCGGAGTTCGCCGCCTGGCTGGCGCAGATGGAGATCATTGATGAACAAGGACGGCTGCGCGACCCGCGCGCGGGCCACCCACTGCTGCAACACCTGCCACAGGGACGACTTGCATGA
- the mgrA gene encoding L-glyceraldehyde 3-phosphate reductase produces MVYQASPARYDAMEYRRCGRSGLKLPAISLGLWHNFGDATLLENSRQLLRRAFDLGITHFDLANNYGPPPGSAELNFGRILQQDLRPYRDELIISSKAGYTMWDGPYGDWGSKKYLVSSLNQSLTRMGLEYVDIFYHHRPDPDTPLEETMAALDLLVRQGKALYVGLSNYPAERARQAFEILTDLGTPCLIHQPKYSMFERGVEAGLLDALEEHGVGSIAFSPLAGGQLTDRYLHGIPADSRAASGSRFLNPDQLTDEKLARVRALDALAQQRGQKLSQMALAWVLRGDRVTSVLIGASKTSQIEDAVGMLQNRTFSQQELDAIEEILV; encoded by the coding sequence ATGGTGTACCAAGCCAGCCCGGCGCGTTATGACGCCATGGAGTACCGCCGCTGCGGCCGCAGCGGGTTGAAGCTGCCAGCCATCTCACTCGGCTTGTGGCATAACTTTGGCGACGCCACGCTGCTGGAGAACAGCCGCCAGCTGCTGCGCCGCGCCTTTGATCTGGGCATCACCCACTTTGACCTCGCCAATAACTACGGCCCGCCGCCCGGCTCCGCCGAGCTGAATTTTGGCCGCATCCTGCAACAGGATCTGCGCCCCTACCGCGATGAGCTGATCATCTCCTCCAAGGCGGGCTACACCATGTGGGACGGCCCGTATGGCGACTGGGGTTCCAAGAAGTATCTGGTGTCGAGCCTCAACCAGAGCCTGACCCGGATGGGGTTGGAGTATGTTGACATCTTCTACCACCACCGCCCCGACCCTGATACCCCGCTGGAGGAGACGATGGCGGCGCTGGACTTGCTGGTGCGTCAGGGCAAGGCGCTCTATGTCGGCCTCTCCAACTATCCGGCGGAGCGGGCACGGCAGGCGTTTGAGATCCTGACCGACCTCGGGACGCCCTGCCTGATCCACCAGCCGAAGTACTCGATGTTTGAGCGCGGCGTGGAGGCGGGTCTGCTGGATGCGCTGGAGGAGCACGGCGTCGGCTCAATCGCCTTCTCACCGCTGGCCGGTGGGCAGCTGACTGACCGCTACCTGCATGGCATCCCGGCCGACTCCCGCGCCGCCAGCGGCAGCCGCTTCCTCAATCCAGACCAACTGACAGACGAGAAGCTGGCGCGGGTACGGGCACTGGACGCACTGGCACAGCAGCGCGGGCAGAAGCTCTCCCAGATGGCACTGGCCTGGGTGCTGCGCGGCGACCGCGTGACCTCGGTGCTGATTGGCGCCAGCAAAACCAGCCAGATTGAGGATGCGGTCGGCATGTTGCAGAACCGCACCTTCAGCCAGCAGGAGTTGGACGCCATCGAAGAGATTTTGGTGTAA
- a CDS encoding alpha-keto acid decarboxylase family protein produces the protein MSERGTVGDYLLARLAEVGIRHLFGVPGDYNLKFLDHVIDHPQIAWVGCANELNAAYAADGYARQRGAAALLTTFGVGELSAINGTAGSYAEYVPVIHIVGAPPLSSQRGGELLHHTLGDGEFGHFLRMASEVTVAQASLTAENALTEIDRVIAAVLHQRRPGYLLLPSDVAALPVAAMPLPLARTEAACSPEALHAFTEAADNLLANADSVALLADFLAHRFGVAESLNRWLAATPIANATLLLGKGVLDEQHPAFLGTYTGAASPEPVRRPLEEAGAVITVGVRFTDTITAGFSHCLPQAKRIDLHPFMAQVGNRQFSQLPMAVALAALQPVVARHLARWRLPSLGRVAPSPPSGQLDQPAFWQAMQTFLRPGDILLADQGTTCFGAASLRLPSGCDMLVQPLWGSIGYTLPAAYGAQIACPARRVVLLIGDGAAQLTIQELGSMIRDGLRPLIFVFNNQGYTVERAIHGPEQRYNDIAAWHWTQLPQALGAEADRVTTLRVTDPPQLRQALAQLAEPDRLALVEVVLPKQDVPVLLRAVTTAIEQRNCGKASH, from the coding sequence ATGAGTGAAAGGGGTACCGTCGGGGATTATCTGTTGGCACGGCTGGCAGAGGTGGGCATCCGCCATTTGTTTGGTGTGCCGGGTGACTATAACCTGAAGTTTCTTGACCACGTGATTGACCACCCGCAGATCGCTTGGGTGGGGTGCGCCAACGAGCTGAACGCTGCCTACGCGGCGGATGGCTATGCCCGCCAGCGTGGCGCGGCGGCGCTGCTGACCACCTTTGGCGTCGGTGAGCTGAGCGCCATCAACGGCACCGCCGGCAGTTATGCCGAATATGTGCCAGTGATTCACATCGTTGGCGCGCCGCCGCTGTCTTCGCAGCGCGGCGGGGAGCTGCTGCACCACACGCTGGGGGATGGCGAGTTCGGCCACTTCCTGCGCATGGCGTCAGAGGTGACGGTCGCGCAGGCCAGCCTGACGGCGGAGAACGCGCTAACGGAGATTGACCGGGTGATCGCGGCCGTCCTGCACCAGCGCCGCCCTGGCTACCTGCTGCTGCCGAGCGATGTGGCGGCGTTGCCGGTGGCCGCAATGCCGTTGCCGCTGGCACGCACCGAGGCCGCCTGCTCACCGGAGGCGCTGCACGCCTTCACCGAAGCCGCCGATAACCTGCTGGCGAATGCCGACAGCGTGGCCCTGTTGGCGGATTTTTTGGCCCATCGTTTTGGCGTGGCGGAGTCGCTGAACCGCTGGCTGGCGGCCACGCCGATCGCCAATGCCACGCTGCTGCTCGGCAAGGGAGTGCTGGATGAGCAACACCCGGCGTTCCTTGGCACCTATACCGGGGCGGCCAGCCCGGAACCGGTGCGCCGCCCGTTAGAGGAGGCGGGGGCGGTGATCACCGTGGGCGTGCGCTTCACCGACACCATCACCGCGGGCTTCAGCCATTGCTTGCCACAGGCGAAGCGCATCGATCTCCACCCCTTTATGGCGCAGGTGGGCAATCGACAGTTTAGCCAGCTGCCGATGGCCGTCGCGCTGGCGGCGCTGCAACCGGTGGTGGCCCGCCATCTGGCGCGTTGGCGGCTGCCATCGCTTGGGCGCGTGGCACCCTCTCCGCCCTCGGGGCAGCTCGATCAGCCGGCCTTCTGGCAGGCGATGCAAACCTTCCTGCGCCCCGGCGACATCCTGCTGGCCGATCAGGGCACCACCTGCTTTGGCGCGGCCAGCCTGAGGCTGCCCAGCGGCTGTGACATGCTAGTGCAACCGCTGTGGGGGTCGATTGGCTACACCCTACCGGCGGCCTATGGCGCGCAGATCGCCTGCCCGGCGCGGCGGGTGGTGCTGTTGATTGGCGATGGCGCGGCGCAGCTTACGATTCAGGAGTTGGGATCGATGATCCGCGATGGCCTGCGGCCGCTGATTTTTGTCTTCAACAATCAGGGCTACACCGTTGAACGGGCGATCCACGGCCCGGAGCAGCGCTACAACGACATCGCCGCCTGGCACTGGACGCAGCTGCCGCAAGCGCTGGGGGCAGAGGCCGATCGGGTGACTACGCTGCGCGTCACCGATCCGCCGCAGTTGCGGCAGGCGCTGGCGCAACTGGCGGAGCCGGATCGTCTGGCGCTGGTGGAGGTGGTACTGCCCAAACAGGATGTGCCGGTGCTGCTGCGCGCCGTCACCACAGCCATTGAGCAGCGCAACTGCGGCAAGGCCTCACACTGA
- a CDS encoding DUF2502 domain-containing protein encodes MVKVKTLLLSTLFVALLPAVLPAKAGGLDLRMPGLSLSIGDRDRHGNYWDGHRWRDRAWWGRHHPRFHRPPPPPPRWHHGPPRGHGWGHDHGHDHGRGHGHH; translated from the coding sequence ATGGTTAAAGTAAAAACACTTTTGTTGAGCACCCTGTTTGTCGCCTTGTTACCGGCTGTCCTGCCTGCCAAGGCGGGGGGCCTCGATTTACGGATGCCCGGTCTGTCGCTCTCCATCGGTGACCGCGACCGGCATGGCAACTACTGGGATGGACACCGCTGGCGTGACCGTGCCTGGTGGGGCCGTCATCATCCCCGCTTCCACCGGCCACCGCCGCCCCCACCGCGCTGGCACCACGGCCCGCCCCGTGGTCACGGCTGGGGGCATGACCACGGCCACGATCATGGCCGCGGCCATGGACATCATTGA
- the gltX gene encoding glutamate--tRNA ligase, producing the protein MKIKTRFAPSPTGYLHVGGARTALYSWLFARHNQGEFVLRIEDTDLERSTQQAIDAIMDGMNWLNLAWDEGPYYQTKRFDRYNQVIDQMLENGTAYKCYCSKERLEALRETQMANGEKPRYDGRCRDSHEHHAADEPCVVRFRNPQEGSVIFDDQIRGPIEFSNQELDDLIIRRTDGSPTYNFCVVVDDWDMEITHVIRGEDHINNTPRQINILKALGAPVPVYAHVSMILGDDGKKLSKRHGAVGVMQYRDDGYLPEALLNYLVRLGWSHGDQEIFSIEEMTNLFTLEAINKSASAFNTEKLQWLNHHYINTMAPEYVATHLQWHIEQLGLDTRNGPQLAEIVTLLGERCKTLKEMAEASRYFYEDFSEFDADAAKKHLRPVARQPLEAVKAQLAAITDWTPENVHHAIQGTADALGVGMGKVGMPLRVAVTGAGQSPGMDVTVHAIGQRRTLARIDQALAYIAEREAQQ; encoded by the coding sequence ATGAAAATCAAAACCCGTTTTGCCCCCAGCCCGACCGGCTACCTGCATGTCGGTGGCGCCCGTACCGCGCTCTACTCCTGGCTGTTCGCCCGCCATAATCAGGGCGAGTTTGTGCTGCGCATTGAAGACACCGACCTGGAACGCTCCACCCAGCAGGCGATTGACGCCATTATGGACGGGATGAACTGGCTGAACCTGGCGTGGGATGAAGGCCCCTACTACCAGACCAAGCGTTTTGACCGCTATAACCAGGTCATCGACCAGATGCTGGAGAATGGCACCGCCTATAAATGCTACTGCTCGAAGGAGCGTCTGGAAGCGCTGCGTGAAACCCAGATGGCGAACGGCGAGAAGCCGCGTTATGACGGCCGCTGCCGCGACAGCCATGAGCACCATGCGGCCGATGAGCCGTGCGTGGTGCGCTTCCGCAACCCGCAAGAGGGATCGGTGATCTTTGATGACCAGATCCGTGGGCCGATCGAGTTTAGCAACCAAGAGCTGGACGATCTGATCATTCGCCGTACCGATGGTTCACCCACCTACAACTTCTGTGTGGTGGTGGATGACTGGGATATGGAGATCACCCACGTAATCCGTGGTGAAGACCATATCAACAATACCCCGCGCCAGATCAACATCCTGAAAGCGCTGGGCGCGCCAGTGCCGGTCTATGCCCACGTCTCCATGATCCTCGGCGACGACGGCAAAAAGCTCTCCAAGCGCCACGGCGCGGTGGGCGTAATGCAGTATCGCGACGACGGCTACCTGCCGGAAGCGCTGCTCAACTATCTGGTGCGCCTTGGCTGGTCGCATGGCGATCAGGAGATCTTCTCGATTGAGGAGATGACCAACCTGTTCACCCTGGAAGCGATCAACAAATCCGCCAGCGCCTTCAACACCGAGAAGTTGCAGTGGCTGAACCACCACTACATCAACACCATGGCGCCGGAGTATGTGGCCACCCACCTGCAGTGGCACATTGAGCAGCTGGGCCTCGACACCCGCAACGGGCCGCAGCTGGCGGAGATCGTCACGCTGCTGGGCGAGCGTTGCAAAACGCTGAAAGAGATGGCGGAAGCCAGCCGCTACTTCTATGAAGACTTCAGCGAGTTTGATGCTGACGCGGCGAAGAAACACCTGCGCCCGGTGGCTCGCCAGCCGCTGGAGGCAGTGAAAGCGCAACTGGCTGCCATTACTGACTGGACGCCGGAGAACGTGCACCACGCCATTCAGGGCACGGCGGATGCGCTGGGCGTGGGCATGGGCAAGGTCGGGATGCCGCTGCGCGTGGCGGTCACCGGTGCCGGCCAGTCGCCGGGCATGGACGTGACCGTACACGCCATCGGCCAGCGCCGCACGCTGGCGCGCATTGATCAGGCCCTGGCTTACATCGCAGAGCGCGAAGCCCAGCAGTAA